In the Leptotrichia sp. oral taxon 847 genome, one interval contains:
- a CDS encoding diacylglycerol kinase produces MDSFNYAIEGLTSALQNEKHMKFHILSAILIVILAILTNASKVEILLISVSVAFVIITELMNTAVEALVDLISPERHPLAKLAKDVAAGAVLVAAINAICVGYLLFYDKLLDIFDTQNKLHIIAGRKGNISILILILVSILVIVLKSFYSKGTPLEGGMPSGHSAVAFATFGILIFMISDIRVLLLVLFMAGLVAQSRVKSGIHSIKEVIAGGILGFLVAFIIMFFMIKFGILYN; encoded by the coding sequence GTGGATAGCTTTAACTATGCGATAGAAGGCTTGACTTCGGCACTACAAAATGAAAAGCATATGAAATTTCACATACTTTCTGCAATTTTAATAGTAATTCTTGCGATTTTGACAAATGCGAGTAAAGTTGAAATTTTGTTAATTTCAGTGTCCGTTGCTTTTGTAATCATAACAGAACTTATGAATACTGCAGTTGAAGCACTTGTGGATTTGATTTCGCCAGAGCGGCATCCACTTGCAAAATTAGCCAAGGATGTTGCAGCAGGAGCGGTACTAGTCGCAGCAATAAATGCAATTTGTGTCGGATATTTACTGTTTTATGACAAATTACTTGATATTTTTGATACTCAAAATAAACTACATATAATTGCAGGAAGAAAAGGAAATATTTCAATTTTAATTTTAATTCTAGTTTCGATTCTTGTAATAGTCCTAAAATCGTTTTATAGCAAGGGAACTCCGCTTGAAGGTGGAATGCCAAGTGGTCATAGTGCAGTAGCTTTTGCAACTTTTGGAATTTTAATTTTTATGATAAGCGATATAAGAGTTTTACTTTTGGTGTTATTTATGGCAGGATTAGTCGCTCAAAGTCGTGTAAAATCTGGAATTCACAGTATAAAAGAAGTCATTGCAGGTGGGATACTAGGATTTTTAGTTGCATTTATAATAATGTTTTTTATGATAAAATTTGGAATATTATACAATTAA
- the ybeY gene encoding rRNA maturation RNase YbeY has product MLDVDISYNIPKIDDFFDEKKIKEFVNYILKDEKKKEYDENEYYLSILITTNEEIQKINREYRNKDMPTDVISFAYNETENFGEINMLGDIVISIDRVKEQSSEYGHSDKREFYYVLCHGMLHLLGYDHIEPDDKVVMRKREEEILSAFNYERN; this is encoded by the coding sequence ATGCTAGATGTAGATATAAGTTATAATATACCAAAAATAGATGATTTTTTTGACGAAAAAAAGATAAAAGAATTTGTAAATTATATTTTAAAAGATGAAAAAAAGAAAGAATATGATGAAAATGAATATTATTTGTCAATTTTGATTACGACAAATGAAGAAATTCAAAAGATTAACCGTGAATACAGAAATAAAGATATGCCAACAGATGTAATTTCCTTTGCATACAACGAAACGGAAAATTTTGGAGAAATAAATATGCTCGGGGATATTGTAATTTCTATTGACAGAGTAAAAGAACAGTCAAGTGAGTACGGACACTCTGATAAAAGAGAGTTTTATTATGTGTTGTGTCATGGAATGTTGCATTTATTGGGATACGATCACATTGAGCCAGATGATAAAGTTGTTATGAGGAAAAGAGAAGAAGAAATTTTGTCTGCATTTAATTATGAAAGAAATTAG
- a CDS encoding HD family phosphohydrolase, with the protein MKVKILSREFVFEMKKVKKKEEREKKHFEKRFLGLVVLFFCFGFFIEYSKLKVDYKVGSVATSDIIAPKNAIYLTDLVDDILQDRILQTTTPEYDKIPGVNRQTIISINKFFREIKLLQTSSDEEIQSYIHRNKYDFTTEDIRNLIKRNEDYEYTGDISDYVSKIYSAGILKKEDLEEVARKKDLEIDYLDMKLLKNFLKPNLKINDKETEKKVADSIDFLKNREIKIYKGDIIVRKGEVIDANAYLKLKKLNLIRTEDKVKKVIGLTCTFIIAMSLLYYVLKKNSRDVIESNVYFAVCITMIILNLIYVCTFNKFPFIVYLIPFTTLPIITTILGNRMFAAIITFMDMIILSREEFWLFIMIAMSLAAIYKADKLTNRSDVIKISLFLGIFQSIITFSYGMVNQMEITLIGVLIIESVGSGILTGVLTVGLLPYFENTFDILTDIKLLELSDFSHTLLKQLLLKASGTFHHSIMVGALAESAAESIGANATFARIASYYHDIGKMKRPEFFVENQGGGVNPHNKIKPSLSALILTSHTKDGYIMGKENKLPKEILNVILEHHGTTLTQYFYYKALESGEEVIENNFRYSGPKPSTKESGIILLADTVEAATRTLENKSKENIERFIRYLVKTKIEDNQLSNANLTLGEIEKIIQSFVVTLRGVYHERIKYPKMDEKIKK; encoded by the coding sequence ATGAAAGTAAAAATTTTGAGTCGTGAATTTGTATTTGAAATGAAAAAAGTGAAGAAGAAGGAAGAAAGAGAAAAAAAACATTTTGAAAAAAGGTTTTTGGGGTTAGTTGTATTATTTTTCTGTTTTGGTTTTTTCATAGAATATTCGAAGTTAAAAGTCGATTACAAAGTTGGAAGTGTGGCAACTTCAGATATCATTGCTCCCAAAAATGCCATTTATTTGACAGATTTGGTTGACGATATACTTCAAGATAGAATTCTTCAGACAACAACGCCAGAATATGATAAAATTCCTGGTGTAAATAGACAAACTATAATCAGTATAAATAAATTTTTTAGAGAAATTAAATTGCTGCAAACTTCTTCAGACGAGGAAATACAAAGTTATATTCACAGAAATAAATATGATTTTACGACTGAAGATATACGAAATTTGATAAAAAGAAATGAAGATTATGAATATACAGGAGATATTTCCGACTATGTTTCAAAAATTTATAGTGCAGGAATATTAAAAAAAGAAGATTTGGAAGAAGTTGCAAGAAAAAAGGATTTGGAAATAGATTATTTAGATATGAAGTTACTTAAAAATTTTTTAAAACCAAATTTAAAAATCAATGATAAGGAAACAGAAAAAAAAGTAGCCGACAGTATAGATTTTTTGAAAAATAGAGAAATTAAAATTTATAAAGGGGATATTATTGTAAGAAAAGGCGAAGTGATAGATGCAAACGCCTATTTAAAATTAAAAAAATTAAATCTTATAAGAACAGAAGATAAAGTAAAAAAAGTTATTGGTTTGACTTGCACATTTATAATAGCGATGAGTTTACTTTACTATGTTTTGAAAAAAAATTCGAGGGATGTAATTGAATCGAATGTGTATTTTGCGGTATGTATAACAATGATAATACTAAATTTGATATATGTTTGTACGTTTAATAAATTTCCATTTATTGTATATTTAATACCGTTTACAACCTTGCCTATTATAACAACAATATTGGGAAATCGGATGTTTGCGGCAATAATTACATTTATGGATATGATAATTTTATCAAGAGAAGAATTTTGGTTATTTATAATGATAGCGATGTCGCTTGCGGCAATTTATAAAGCGGATAAGCTGACAAATAGAAGTGATGTCATAAAAATAAGTCTATTTTTAGGAATTTTTCAGTCAATAATTACATTTAGTTACGGGATGGTAAACCAGATGGAAATAACTCTTATCGGAGTTTTAATCATCGAATCTGTGGGTTCTGGAATTCTAACTGGAGTTTTAACCGTGGGACTTCTTCCATATTTTGAAAATACGTTTGATATTTTGACCGATATAAAATTGCTGGAACTAAGCGATTTTTCACATACTTTGTTAAAGCAGCTGCTACTTAAAGCATCTGGGACATTTCATCACAGCATAATGGTTGGAGCTCTTGCAGAAAGTGCAGCGGAATCAATAGGTGCAAATGCTACGTTTGCAAGAATTGCTTCATATTATCACGATATTGGAAAAATGAAAAGACCAGAATTTTTTGTGGAAAACCAAGGTGGCGGAGTAAATCCACACAACAAGATAAAACCATCATTAAGTGCATTGATACTGACTTCTCACACAAAAGACGGCTACATTATGGGAAAGGAAAATAAACTTCCGAAAGAAATATTAAATGTGATATTGGAACATCATGGTACAACTTTGACGCAATATTTCTATTATAAGGCGCTAGAAAGCGGAGAAGAAGTTATCGAAAATAATTTTAGATATAGCGGACCAAAACCGTCAACAAAAGAATCTGGAATTATTCTTTTGGCAGATACAGTGGAAGCGGCAACTCGAACGCTTGAAAATAAAAGTAAGGAAAATATCGAGCGATTTATTAGATATCTAGTGAAAACTAAAATTGAAGATAATCAGTTGTCGAACGCAAATCTTACATTAGGAGAAATTGAAAAAATAATTCAGTCATTCGTTGTAACATTAAGAGGTGTTTATCACGAAAGAATAAAATATCCAAAGATGGATGAAAAAATAAAGAAATAA
- a CDS encoding ATP-dependent DNA helicase has product MEISEFIDVRAIKILRQKVKKLDGEDIIFRGIPDENGIITDVEIIVADEVDSFASVLKKMKKNEVIVRVYPKELVPSDADVKIAQIYGEAGGAFYIVNLNISEINVIVPLKKFEKINIDEFFSEKGVIEKNISNFELRQEQYEMAKCIEKSMNENIKLIVEAGTGTGKTIAYLLPTLLYALKNGLKVIVSTNTINLQEQLLSKDIPLIKKIVRVDFNYQIVKGRGNYLCKRKLYNIDISEIENDPIEVKTEKKIIRNLRDWDKNIAKNGDKGELKYEVSNKIWEKVNSEVDMCKGSKCPYYSKCYFFAARKNVSDATLLVVNHHMFFADLAIRNQSGFYTNYSILPNYDIVVFDEAHNVEDTARNYFTVETSKIAFGRLIGQIFNRKSTGVNNAGVLPRLSSYLNENLDASEYEKIDELKEDVVSELNSFYDKGMEILNALIKFFLRGKDQSEVKAKIDRESLAFDKDFKKIIKMNMSFKEKNGNLNLKINKFLNVVNKYKLEDKEGYIFEFTRYFERLKLFFRKFEFIFEGEEEGYVYWVGITTKRSNIKLYATPFDISKELNENLISKLDRMIFTSATLAVDNKFDYYKKNIGLKNEKNKKIGEKIIKSPFNYEKQMKVFIPADTLDPSNLEFMNDVQEFVIKSIKATKGHCFLLFTSYSALNYLYSKLKKIFSEKDYTLIKQNDYPRHEMITLFKNSKNPILFGTDSFWEGVDVQGEQLKMVIITKLPFRVPSDPVTEAIIENIKNNGQNPFVEYQVPQAVIKFKQGIGRLIRSKNDTGNIIILDNRVIKKMYGRKFLTVLPKNIIIKDRDEMIKLMK; this is encoded by the coding sequence ATGGAAATTTCAGAATTTATTGATGTGAGAGCGATTAAAATATTGAGGCAAAAAGTAAAAAAACTAGATGGAGAAGATATAATTTTTCGTGGAATACCTGATGAAAATGGAATTATTACTGATGTTGAAATTATTGTCGCAGATGAAGTTGATTCTTTTGCATCTGTGTTAAAAAAAATGAAAAAAAATGAAGTCATAGTAAGAGTATATCCTAAAGAATTAGTTCCATCCGACGCCGATGTTAAAATTGCGCAAATTTATGGGGAAGCTGGTGGGGCATTTTACATAGTTAATCTTAATATTAGTGAGATAAATGTAATTGTTCCCTTGAAAAAATTTGAAAAAATAAATATAGATGAATTTTTTAGTGAAAAGGGCGTGATTGAAAAAAATATTTCAAATTTTGAGCTGCGTCAGGAGCAGTATGAAATGGCAAAGTGCATTGAAAAAAGTATGAATGAAAACATAAAATTAATAGTCGAAGCAGGAACGGGAACGGGAAAAACAATAGCTTACTTGCTTCCAACATTGCTGTATGCACTAAAAAATGGTTTAAAAGTGATAGTTTCGACAAACACGATTAATTTGCAGGAACAGCTTTTGAGTAAAGACATTCCTTTGATAAAAAAAATTGTGAGAGTTGATTTTAATTATCAGATTGTAAAAGGACGTGGGAATTATCTTTGCAAAAGGAAATTATATAACATTGATATTTCTGAAATTGAAAATGATCCAATAGAGGTAAAAACTGAGAAAAAAATAATAAGAAATTTGAGAGATTGGGATAAAAATATAGCTAAAAATGGCGATAAAGGCGAATTAAAATATGAAGTTTCAAATAAAATATGGGAAAAAGTGAATAGCGAAGTTGATATGTGCAAAGGCTCAAAGTGTCCATATTACTCAAAATGTTATTTTTTCGCAGCTAGAAAAAATGTCTCAGATGCGACGCTTCTGGTTGTAAATCACCATATGTTCTTTGCAGATTTAGCGATACGAAATCAATCGGGTTTTTATACAAATTATTCGATTTTGCCAAATTATGATATAGTTGTTTTCGATGAAGCGCACAACGTTGAAGATACAGCTAGAAATTATTTTACAGTAGAAACTTCAAAAATTGCTTTTGGTAGACTTATAGGGCAGATTTTTAACAGAAAATCGACTGGAGTGAATAATGCAGGAGTGCTTCCAAGACTTTCGTCATATTTGAATGAGAATTTGGATGCGAGTGAATATGAAAAAATTGACGAATTAAAAGAAGATGTCGTGTCAGAATTGAACAGTTTTTACGACAAGGGAATGGAAATTTTAAATGCTCTTATTAAATTTTTTTTACGTGGAAAAGATCAGAGCGAAGTTAAAGCTAAAATTGATAGAGAAAGTCTAGCTTTCGACAAGGATTTTAAAAAAATAATAAAAATGAATATGAGTTTTAAGGAAAAAAATGGAAATTTGAATTTAAAAATAAATAAATTTTTAAATGTCGTAAATAAATATAAATTGGAGGATAAAGAGGGATATATATTTGAGTTTACAAGATATTTTGAAAGATTGAAACTATTTTTTAGAAAATTTGAATTTATTTTTGAGGGAGAAGAGGAAGGTTATGTTTACTGGGTTGGAATTACAACAAAACGTTCAAATATTAAATTGTATGCGACGCCATTTGATATATCAAAAGAATTAAACGAAAATTTGATTTCAAAACTCGATAGAATGATATTTACTTCGGCTACTCTTGCCGTTGACAATAAATTTGATTATTACAAAAAAAATATTGGATTAAAAAATGAAAAAAATAAAAAAATTGGTGAAAAAATAATAAAATCTCCGTTTAATTATGAAAAACAAATGAAAGTTTTTATTCCCGCTGATACGCTTGATCCGTCAAATTTGGAATTTATGAATGACGTACAGGAATTTGTTATAAAAAGTATAAAAGCGACAAAAGGGCACTGTTTTTTGCTATTCACATCTTACAGTGCATTAAATTATTTATACAGTAAATTAAAAAAAATTTTTTCAGAAAAGGATTATACTTTGATTAAACAAAATGATTATCCTAGACATGAGATGATAACGCTTTTTAAAAATTCAAAAAACCCCATATTATTTGGAACGGATAGTTTCTGGGAAGGGGTGGATGTGCAAGGGGAGCAATTAAAAATGGTAATTATAACAAAATTACCTTTTAGGGTTCCAAGCGATCCAGTTACCGAAGCTATAATCGAAAATATCAAAAATAACGGGCAAAATCCATTTGTAGAATATCAAGTTCCTCAAGCTGTGATTAAATTTAAACAAGGTATTGGAAGGCTTATAAGGAGCAAAAACGATACTGGAAATATAATAATTTTAGACAATAGAGTAATAAAAAAAATGTACGGAAGAAAATTTTTAACAGTTTTACCTAAAAATATTATTATAAAAGATAGAGATGAAATGATAAAATTAATGAAATAA